Proteins from a genomic interval of Clostridium sp. M62/1:
- a CDS encoding helix-turn-helix domain-containing protein encodes MITYDKLWETMKEKQMSQYRLIRYYGFSASQIGRLKKNMYVSTHTLEVLCQILNCRIEDIVEYIPDEEQQPIICRPE; translated from the coding sequence ATGATAACATATGATAAGTTGTGGGAAACTATGAAGGAAAAGCAGATGAGCCAGTACCGTTTAATCAGATACTACGGCTTCAGCGCCAGCCAAATTGGACGTCTGAAAAAGAACATGTATGTGTCTACCCATACGCTGGAAGTCCTCTGCCAAATCTTGAACTGCAGAATCGAGGATATTGTAGAGTATATTCCTGACGAGGAGCAGCAGCCGATAATTTGCAGGCCAGAGTAA
- a CDS encoding O-antigen ligase family protein, whose amino-acid sequence MSSNVIKNVSAEKRPYRGIEVLAGIYTLVILCIFPFVVHDRYFDILPTKYRFYSTATSAVLVFTVIYLIASGAVVRAVRSFGDGSWRRHLNFVDWAAIAFAVLITISTIQSDFRFESFWGNEGRYTGLFTLSLYVFSYFFISRFLRWKQWYLDLFLAGGILACLWGITDYFRMDIFHFKERIASNADSFTSSFGNINTYTIYVAMVIAVAVILFLMSESVLRSIFYYICFIIGMFAIIMGESDNAYLSLGALFALAPLYAFRKSQAVRRYAVLIATILTVARCIEWINVKYADTVIGINSLFSFISGYDKIMAVIAAAWTVAAVLYLLKLVIKKNPPGLLLALRIVWGAVLAGAVLLICYMFYDANIAGHQEKYQSIAKYLVFNDNWGTNRGFAWRISWENFLSFPLHHKIFGFGPDTFGIITTFNNFQEMSENYRVVFDNAHNEYLQFLLTIGIAGLAAYLAFLISAFVKMTRQAKGNPLVLAPMFAFVCYSVQAVVNLNVPITAPFMWQFLAMGLAVCYQSGSAGKEAEVQADWAVDETEKRDEK is encoded by the coding sequence ATGAGCAGCAATGTAATTAAAAATGTTTCGGCAGAGAAGCGGCCCTACAGAGGCATTGAAGTTCTGGCAGGAATTTATACACTGGTGATACTGTGTATTTTCCCCTTTGTAGTACATGACAGGTATTTTGATATTCTTCCTACGAAGTACCGCTTTTATTCGACTGCAACGTCGGCAGTCCTGGTGTTTACAGTCATTTATCTGATTGCCAGCGGCGCGGTGGTTCGGGCTGTGCGCTCATTTGGTGACGGAAGCTGGCGCAGGCATCTGAATTTTGTGGACTGGGCGGCAATCGCCTTTGCAGTTTTGATTACAATTTCCACCATCCAGTCAGACTTTCGGTTTGAGTCCTTCTGGGGAAACGAGGGGCGCTATACAGGCCTGTTCACCCTTTCGCTGTACGTGTTTTCGTATTTTTTTATCAGCCGTTTCCTGAGATGGAAGCAGTGGTACCTGGATCTGTTCCTGGCAGGGGGGATTCTTGCCTGTCTGTGGGGAATTACAGATTATTTCAGAATGGATATTTTCCATTTTAAGGAAAGGATTGCATCTAATGCAGACTCCTTCACCTCCTCTTTTGGAAATATCAATACGTACACCATCTATGTGGCCATGGTGATTGCGGTGGCGGTGATTCTGTTTTTAATGAGTGAATCAGTCCTGCGCTCCATTTTTTATTATATCTGCTTTATAATAGGGATGTTTGCCATTATCATGGGAGAGAGCGACAATGCCTATCTCTCTCTGGGTGCTCTGTTCGCCCTGGCGCCTCTCTATGCATTCAGAAAATCTCAGGCAGTCAGAAGATATGCAGTGCTGATTGCCACAATTCTGACCGTTGCCAGATGTATCGAATGGATCAACGTGAAATACGCAGATACGGTGATTGGGATTAACAGCCTATTTTCTTTTATTTCAGGTTATGATAAGATTATGGCTGTGATTGCCGCAGCCTGGACTGTAGCTGCGGTGCTGTACCTCTTAAAGCTGGTGATAAAGAAGAACCCCCCGGGACTGCTTCTGGCCCTCAGAATTGTCTGGGGAGCTGTGCTGGCAGGAGCGGTGCTTCTTATCTGCTATATGTTCTATGACGCAAACATAGCAGGACATCAGGAAAAATATCAGTCTATTGCAAAGTACCTGGTATTTAATGATAACTGGGGGACTAACCGTGGATTTGCCTGGAGGATTTCGTGGGAGAATTTCCTGAGTTTCCCCCTGCATCACAAGATTTTTGGGTTTGGACCGGACACATTTGGGATTATCACTACATTTAATAACTTTCAGGAAATGAGCGAAAATTATCGTGTAGTGTTTGACAATGCCCACAATGAGTACCTTCAGTTCCTTTTGACGATCGGAATTGCAGGACTTGCCGCGTACCTTGCATTTTTGATTTCAGCCTTTGTGAAAATGACCCGCCAGGCGAAAGGGAATCCTCTGGTACTTGCACCGATGTTTGCATTTGTTTGCTACAGTGTGCAGGCCGTGGTAAACCTGAACGTACCCATCACTGCGCCCTTTATGTGGCAGTTTTTGGCTATGGGACTGGCTGTCTGCTATCAGTCGGGAAGCGCGGGGAAGGAAGCAGAAGTTCAGGCGGACTGGGCCGTTGATGAAACTGAGAAAAGGGATGAAAAATAG
- a CDS encoding polysaccharide biosynthesis protein, with the protein MFDKYMPKNKRVRMIILMLADIVSIQICSFLALLIRFDLNIAKIPPEYSANVLRYWPIHTLLTVALFFLAHLYSTMWSVAGIREVIRIVLSCGLSTVLQIAGMTLLQFFMPRSYYIISFVALCIAVTGIRLSYRIKHSLFPSGNRGGSRIMIVGAGTSGSVILKEMMTSRHTNGTVVCFADDDINKKGKYLNGVPIAGGREEIPELAKQYRVDEIYVAIPSAPAKERKKILEICRETDCKIKMLPGIYQLLNGEVSVAKLREVQIEDLLGRDPIRVNLDEIMGYVQDKVILVTGGGGSIGSELCRQIASHRPKQLIVFDVYENNAYDLQQELERSFPELNLTVLIGSVRNTHRIESVFEQYRPDIVYHAAAHKHVPLMENSPNEAIKNNVFGTYKTARAAGKYGAKRFVLISTDKAVNPTNIMGASKRMCEMVIQMMDHRYRTEFVAVRFGNVLGSNGSVIPLFKKQIAEGGPVTVTHPDIIRYFMTIPEAVSLVLQAGAYAKGGEIFVLNMGEPVKILDLAKNLIRLSGYVPGEDIAIEFTGLRPGEKLYEEMLMDEEGMQDTPNKLIHIGKPIEFDEDEFQKQLDELYEIANRDSENIKEAVQRIVPTYVIKRDEK; encoded by the coding sequence ATGTTTGATAAGTATATGCCAAAAAACAAAAGAGTCAGAATGATTATTTTAATGCTGGCTGATATTGTATCAATCCAGATTTGCTCCTTTCTGGCGCTTCTGATACGGTTTGATCTGAATATCGCAAAGATTCCGCCTGAGTACAGTGCCAATGTGCTGCGCTACTGGCCTATCCACACACTCCTGACTGTTGCGCTCTTTTTCCTGGCGCATCTGTATTCGACCATGTGGAGTGTGGCTGGAATCAGGGAGGTAATAAGAATTGTCCTTTCCTGCGGTCTCTCGACAGTTCTGCAGATAGCAGGTATGACGCTTCTGCAGTTTTTTATGCCGAGAAGCTACTATATTATCAGCTTTGTTGCTCTCTGCATCGCCGTTACAGGCATTCGGTTATCCTACCGGATTAAGCACTCCCTGTTTCCGTCGGGCAACAGAGGCGGAAGCAGGATTATGATTGTGGGAGCGGGAACCTCCGGCTCTGTGATTCTCAAGGAGATGATGACAAGCAGGCACACAAACGGAACAGTTGTCTGCTTTGCGGACGACGACATCAATAAAAAAGGCAAGTATCTGAATGGAGTTCCCATTGCGGGAGGCCGGGAGGAGATACCGGAGCTGGCAAAGCAGTACCGGGTGGATGAGATCTATGTGGCAATTCCGTCAGCCCCGGCCAAGGAACGAAAAAAGATTTTAGAGATCTGCCGAGAAACGGACTGCAAAATCAAGATGCTTCCCGGAATCTATCAGCTTCTCAACGGCGAGGTCAGTGTGGCCAAGCTCAGGGAGGTTCAGATCGAGGATCTGCTGGGAAGGGATCCGATCCGCGTGAATCTGGATGAGATTATGGGATATGTGCAGGATAAGGTAATCCTTGTCACAGGCGGGGGCGGTTCCATCGGAAGCGAGCTGTGCCGTCAGATTGCCAGCCACAGGCCAAAGCAGCTCATTGTCTTTGACGTCTATGAGAATAATGCATACGATCTGCAGCAGGAGCTGGAGAGAAGTTTCCCGGAACTCAATCTGACTGTGCTGATCGGCTCCGTGAGAAACACACACCGGATTGAGAGCGTGTTTGAACAGTACAGGCCGGATATCGTCTACCATGCGGCCGCCCATAAGCATGTCCCCCTCATGGAAAACAGCCCCAACGAGGCGATCAAGAATAATGTCTTCGGTACATACAAGACAGCCAGGGCTGCCGGAAAGTACGGAGCAAAGCGCTTTGTCCTGATTTCCACAGACAAGGCGGTCAACCCGACCAACATCATGGGGGCCTCCAAGCGGATGTGCGAGATGGTTATTCAGATGATGGATCACAGGTACAGGACCGAGTTTGTGGCAGTGCGCTTTGGAAATGTGCTGGGCAGCAACGGCTCCGTCATTCCCCTGTTTAAAAAGCAGATTGCAGAGGGAGGCCCTGTCACCGTCACACATCCCGATATTATCCGCTATTTTATGACGATACCGGAGGCTGTGTCGCTGGTGCTTCAGGCAGGAGCCTATGCAAAGGGCGGAGAGATTTTTGTCCTGAACATGGGAGAGCCTGTAAAAATCCTGGATTTGGCCAAGAATTTAATCCGGCTGTCGGGATATGTGCCGGGAGAGGATATTGCCATTGAATTTACCGGGCTCAGGCCGGGAGAGAAACTCTATGAGGAGATGCTTATGGATGAGGAGGGCATGCAGGATACCCCCAATAAGCTGATCCACATTGGAAAGCCCATTGAGTTTGATGAGGACGAGTTCCAGAAGCAGCTGGATGAGCTGTATGAGATTGCAAACAGGGATTCGGAGAATATCAAGGAGGCCGTCCAGCGGATCGTTCCCACGTATGTGATCAAAAGGGATGAGAAGTAG
- a CDS encoding iron-containing alcohol dehydrogenase, translating into MARFTLPRDIYHGKGCLEELKNLKGKRAILVVGGGSMKRQGFLDKAVEYLKEAGMEVRVFEGVEPDPSVETVMKGAQVMREFEPDWIVSMGGGSPIDAAKAMWAFYEYPEVTFEELCTPFNFPELRTKAKFAAIPSTSGTATEVTAFSVITDYEKGIKYPLADFNITPDVAIVDPELVEGLPAKQVAYTGMDALTHAIEAYVSTLHCTFTDPLAIKAIQIVNSDLQKSYDGDMRSREEMHYGQCLAGMAFSNALLGIVHSMAHKTGAAFSTGHITHGLANAMYLPYVISYNAKEPEAAARYAEIANAIGITGTVEECIEGLRKKIRSMNDYMGIPNTLKEFGIEEKEFKEKLAAISENAVGDACTGSNPRTIDPKTMEKLFTCIYYGTEVDF; encoded by the coding sequence ATGGCAAGATTTACGTTACCGAGAGATATTTACCATGGAAAAGGATGCCTTGAGGAGCTGAAAAACCTGAAAGGAAAACGCGCAATCCTCGTTGTGGGCGGAGGTTCCATGAAGCGTCAGGGATTTTTAGACAAGGCGGTTGAGTACTTAAAGGAAGCCGGGATGGAGGTGCGCGTCTTTGAAGGCGTGGAGCCGGATCCGTCGGTAGAGACGGTTATGAAGGGTGCGCAGGTCATGAGAGAGTTTGAGCCGGACTGGATTGTCTCCATGGGCGGCGGTTCACCCATTGATGCAGCGAAAGCTATGTGGGCTTTCTATGAGTATCCGGAGGTGACGTTTGAGGAGCTGTGCACACCCTTTAATTTTCCGGAGCTGAGGACAAAGGCGAAATTTGCAGCGATTCCCTCCACTTCCGGCACAGCCACAGAGGTTACCGCCTTCTCCGTTATCACAGATTACGAAAAGGGAATCAAGTATCCTCTTGCAGACTTTAATATCACGCCGGATGTTGCCATTGTCGATCCGGAGCTGGTGGAAGGGCTTCCTGCAAAACAGGTGGCCTATACGGGAATGGATGCCCTGACTCATGCGATCGAAGCCTATGTTTCCACACTCCACTGCACCTTTACGGATCCGCTGGCAATCAAGGCCATCCAGATCGTAAACAGTGATCTGCAGAAATCTTATGACGGCGACATGAGAAGCCGTGAGGAGATGCACTATGGCCAGTGTCTGGCAGGAATGGCTTTTTCCAATGCGCTTCTCGGAATTGTGCACTCCATGGCTCACAAGACAGGAGCTGCATTTTCCACCGGCCATATCACACACGGCCTGGCCAATGCCATGTATCTTCCATATGTAATCTCCTACAATGCCAAGGAGCCGGAGGCGGCAGCGCGCTATGCGGAGATCGCCAATGCCATCGGCATTACAGGCACTGTGGAGGAGTGTATTGAGGGACTGAGAAAGAAAATCCGTTCCATGAATGATTATATGGGTATTCCCAATACACTGAAGGAGTTTGGAATTGAGGAGAAGGAGTTTAAAGAGAAGCTGGCCGCTATCTCTGAGAATGCGGTGGGCGATGCATGCACAGGATCCAATCCAAGAACGATTGATCCGAAGACCATGGAAAAACTGTTTACCTGTATTTACTACGGAACAGAGGTTGACTTCTAA